A region of Chloroflexaceae bacterium DNA encodes the following proteins:
- a CDS encoding histidine kinase, whose product MALPYPFAVQSVVTLALLGAPLSALGQSYAAWRLVTLAGLCGVCLIAVTFVPARRLPRWGQVLFLLGQVALTALAQALAPAPLLDYVYLALVLQAIALFPAWLWITFAVGAYAVWSGMLLVATANLIDWLQGNLALAFPATCAIIAALFYLRQQRRSEQVQHMLQQVQQRYDALAAGLREMQQRIMLEERHRLAQTIIDEVQTALARTEQSVAAALAQAQSNLSRVEAAVSQTRAAAASALERLRATVATLRQGAAEPPAGVPSLEHVLPSDEPVIARPLNRVLTWVLPGVFLALTISSAALERPLAPGSFKMLLVWAAVLMLAYVTTQRITHLWLIQVGLAAQSVAILALAQLAHTLTPLLGLLLVLWQVAVRLPVRQIVLHLAALLVGITTLAAYWGPERFDHNALLIGAVTAAAVGGPLLLARRQLERRKQAELRLALLSAEIEQQMAEARMLAVAAERARLAREVHDDLGSRLVMVHLHLQLAEDLAAEDAEAALEQVRESREQLRLAWRSMLAVADAELPVRGKELPQALGELAASAVAPPQVTLMLDSELENLPDALACTVYRAVQEGVTNARKHSRATRIEAQVVIQGGYITVTVTNDDSGDAAPPAFRPGSGERFGLVGLRERAEALNGGMEAGPLPGGGWRLRVVLPTEGV is encoded by the coding sequence ATGGCTCTGCCTTATCCGTTTGCCGTGCAGAGCGTGGTGACGCTGGCGCTGCTTGGCGCGCCCCTAAGCGCCCTCGGGCAGAGTTATGCCGCCTGGCGGCTGGTGACGCTGGCAGGGCTGTGCGGCGTCTGCCTGATCGCGGTGACCTTCGTTCCGGCGCGACGGTTGCCCCGCTGGGGACAGGTGCTCTTCTTGCTCGGGCAGGTGGCGCTGACGGCCCTGGCACAGGCGCTGGCGCCCGCGCCGCTGCTCGATTATGTGTATCTGGCGCTGGTGCTCCAGGCTATCGCCCTGTTTCCGGCGTGGCTATGGATTACCTTCGCGGTGGGAGCCTATGCGGTCTGGAGCGGGATGCTGCTGGTGGCCACGGCGAACCTGATAGACTGGCTACAGGGCAACCTGGCGCTGGCCTTTCCAGCCACCTGCGCGATCATCGCGGCGCTCTTCTACCTGCGCCAGCAGCGCCGGAGCGAGCAGGTGCAGCACATGTTACAGCAGGTGCAGCAGCGCTACGATGCGCTGGCCGCGGGCCTGCGGGAGATGCAGCAACGCATCATGCTGGAGGAGCGCCACCGGCTCGCGCAGACGATCATTGATGAAGTGCAGACGGCCCTCGCCCGCACTGAGCAGAGTGTGGCGGCGGCGCTGGCGCAGGCGCAGAGCAACCTCTCACGGGTTGAGGCGGCAGTGAGCCAGACGCGGGCCGCCGCCGCCAGCGCGCTGGAACGCCTGCGAGCCACGGTGGCGACGTTGCGCCAGGGCGCGGCCGAGCCGCCTGCCGGCGTCCCGTCGCTGGAGCATGTTCTTCCGTCTGATGAACCGGTGATCGCGCGGCCGCTGAACCGGGTGCTCACGTGGGTGTTGCCGGGGGTCTTTCTGGCTCTGACGATCAGCTCCGCCGCGCTGGAACGGCCACTGGCGCCGGGATCATTCAAGATGCTTCTGGTATGGGCGGCGGTATTGATGCTCGCCTACGTGACCACCCAGCGCATCACGCATCTGTGGCTGATCCAGGTGGGTCTGGCGGCGCAGTCGGTGGCCATCCTGGCGCTGGCGCAACTTGCCCACACCCTCACACCCTTGCTGGGACTCTTGCTGGTGCTCTGGCAGGTGGCGGTGCGGCTGCCGGTGCGCCAGATCGTGCTGCACCTGGCGGCCTTGCTGGTGGGGATCACCACGCTTGCAGCATACTGGGGACCGGAGCGGTTCGATCATAACGCCCTGCTGATCGGTGCGGTGACGGCGGCGGCGGTCGGCGGACCGTTGCTGCTGGCCCGCCGGCAACTCGAGCGGCGCAAGCAGGCGGAGTTGCGTCTGGCGCTGTTGAGCGCGGAAATTGAGCAGCAGATGGCCGAGGCGCGTATGCTGGCGGTGGCGGCTGAGCGAGCGCGACTGGCCCGTGAGGTGCATGATGATCTGGGATCGCGGCTGGTGATGGTGCATTTGCACCTGCAACTGGCCGAGGATCTGGCAGCCGAAGACGCCGAAGCGGCCCTGGAACAGGTGCGCGAGAGCCGCGAACAGTTACGTCTGGCCTGGCGCAGCATGCTGGCCGTGGCCGATGCCGAACTGCCGGTGCGAGGCAAGGAGCTGCCGCAGGCGCTGGGGGAACTGGCAGCGTCGGCGGTGGCGCCGCCGCAGGTGACGCTGATGCTCGACAGTGAGCTTGAGAACCTGCCGGACGCGCTGGCCTGCACCGTTTACCGCGCGGTGCAGGAGGGCGTGACCAACGCTCGCAAGCACAGCCGCGCCACCCGGATCGAGGCGCAGGTTGTGATCCAGGGAGGCTATATCACGGTCACGGTCACGAATGACGACTCTGGCGACGCGGCGCCCCCGGCGTTTCGACCGGGATCGGGCGAGCGTTTCGGGTTGGTGGGCCTGCGTGAGCGGGCCGAGGCCCTCAACGGCGGGATGGAGGCCGGACCGTTGCCCGGCGGCGGATGGCGCTTACGGGTGGTGTTGCCGACCGAAGGCGTATGA
- the typA gene encoding translational GTPase TypA, producing the protein MLRHDLRNIAIIAHVDHGKTTLVDAMLKQSRVFRENQAVEERVLDSNALERERGITILSKTTAVTYRGTKINIVDTPGHADFGGEVERVMNMVDGVLLLVDAVDGPMPQTKFVLRKALQAGHRAIVVVNKIDRPQARPNWVINETFDLFVDLGASDEQAEFATIFTNALAGHAGRSPLKLHDSLEPLFEAILDRIPPPEVDVNAPVQFLVTTSVYDDYKGKIVTGRLSRGTLSKGQALVRIDRHGAIHPARLSQLFVYNGLERQEVELAQAGDIIALAGIGDASIGDTIADALQPEALPPIKVEEPTVRMTFGVNTSPFAGREGTFVTSRKLRERLYQETERDVALRVEDTESPDVFLVAGRGELHLGILIETMRREGYEFQVSRPEVILHEDEHGNRLEPIELVEIEVAADYQGVVVELLGKRQGEMRDMHVRDDGSVHYVYLVPTRGLLGFRQLFLSATRGTGVLNSLFYGYAPFRGEIAARENGSLIASESGVVTTYGINQVQDRGVFFVTPGQEVYAGMVVGQHIRDVDLEVNVCKEKHLTNMRNNRGAENIRLEAPRTLSLDDAIEYIGDDELVEVTPKGWRLRKKLLSADERRREKKKRDLSPA; encoded by the coding sequence ATGCTGCGTCACGATCTTCGCAACATCGCTATTATTGCCCACGTCGATCACGGCAAAACCACCCTGGTTGACGCCATGCTCAAGCAGAGCCGCGTCTTCCGCGAGAATCAGGCCGTTGAGGAACGGGTGCTTGACTCCAACGCCCTCGAACGAGAGCGCGGGATTACCATTCTCTCCAAAACGACCGCCGTTACCTACCGGGGCACGAAGATCAACATTGTAGATACGCCCGGCCACGCCGATTTCGGCGGCGAGGTGGAACGGGTGATGAATATGGTTGACGGCGTCCTGCTTCTGGTTGACGCCGTTGACGGCCCTATGCCGCAGACAAAGTTCGTGCTCCGCAAGGCCCTGCAGGCCGGCCACCGCGCCATTGTGGTGGTCAACAAGATTGACCGGCCCCAGGCGCGTCCCAACTGGGTCATCAATGAAACCTTCGACCTGTTTGTCGATCTCGGCGCCAGCGATGAACAGGCCGAATTCGCCACCATCTTCACCAATGCCCTGGCCGGTCACGCCGGCCGCTCGCCGCTCAAGCTGCACGACTCCCTCGAACCGCTCTTTGAGGCCATCCTTGACCGCATCCCGCCCCCTGAGGTTGATGTGAACGCCCCGGTCCAGTTCCTTGTGACCACCAGCGTCTATGACGATTACAAAGGCAAAATAGTTACGGGCCGGCTCAGTCGCGGCACGCTCAGCAAGGGGCAGGCCCTCGTGCGCATCGATCGCCACGGTGCGATCCATCCCGCGCGCCTCAGCCAACTGTTCGTCTACAACGGCCTGGAACGTCAGGAGGTTGAGCTGGCCCAGGCCGGCGATATTATCGCCCTTGCCGGGATCGGCGACGCCAGCATCGGCGATACCATCGCCGACGCGCTCCAGCCCGAAGCTCTTCCCCCTATTAAGGTCGAGGAGCCGACGGTGCGCATGACCTTCGGCGTCAATACCAGCCCCTTCGCCGGTCGTGAAGGAACTTTCGTCACCTCGCGCAAGCTCCGCGAACGCCTCTACCAGGAGACCGAACGCGATGTGGCCCTGCGGGTCGAAGACACCGAGAGCCCCGATGTCTTTCTGGTCGCCGGACGTGGCGAACTACACCTCGGCATTCTGATCGAAACTATGCGCCGCGAAGGCTACGAGTTCCAGGTCTCTCGCCCTGAAGTGATACTCCATGAGGACGAGCACGGGAATCGCCTGGAACCGATTGAACTGGTTGAAATCGAGGTGGCCGCTGATTACCAGGGCGTGGTGGTCGAACTGCTCGGCAAACGCCAGGGCGAGATGCGCGATATGCACGTCCGTGATGATGGCAGCGTGCATTATGTCTATCTCGTGCCGACCCGCGGTTTGCTCGGCTTCCGCCAGCTTTTTCTCAGCGCCACTCGCGGCACCGGCGTGCTCAATAGTCTGTTTTACGGCTACGCGCCCTTCAGGGGTGAGATCGCCGCGCGTGAAAATGGCTCGCTCATCGCCTCCGAAAGTGGCGTCGTCACCACCTACGGCATCAACCAGGTACAGGATCGCGGCGTCTTCTTCGTTACCCCCGGCCAGGAAGTGTATGCGGGCATGGTGGTCGGCCAGCATATCCGCGACGTAGACCTCGAGGTCAACGTCTGCAAGGAAAAGCACCTCACCAACATGCGCAATAACAGGGGCGCCGAGAATATCCGCCTTGAGGCCCCGCGCACCCTCTCCCTTGACGACGCCATCGAGTATATCGGCGACGACGAACTGGTCGAGGTCACCCCTAAGGGCTGGCGACTGCGGAAAAAGCTGCTCAGCGCCGACGAACGGCGTCGCGAAAAGAAGAAGCGCGACCTCTCCCCGGCCTGA
- a CDS encoding sigma-70 family RNA polymerase sigma factor, producing the protein MTNPAVISPGATDSIILYLNEIGDEPLLTFDQEQALARAMAEGLEAANRLAAEPHLPVAERRRLEQQVAAGERARAQLINSNLRLVVSIARRYQGHGLSLLDLIQEGSLGLMRAVDKFDPSRGLKFSTYATYWIRQSVGRAIADHGRTVRLPVHLGERLSRLARVRQQLIQRLDREPTPEEVASEAGLTPEQVTRAEQAALTPASLDEAHTEDGTGTLAEVISDPLQPSPLDEVSHTLLRDDLSEAMSHLTPRERHILCLRYGLHGEPALTLEQIGQRLNLTRERVRQLESEALKKLRDPLLGRRLHGYFEEA; encoded by the coding sequence ATGACCAATCCGGCGGTTATCAGCCCCGGTGCTACCGACTCAATCATTCTATATCTCAACGAGATCGGTGACGAGCCGCTCTTGACCTTTGATCAGGAACAGGCCCTGGCCCGCGCGATGGCCGAGGGCCTGGAAGCGGCCAACCGTCTCGCAGCCGAGCCACACCTGCCCGTCGCCGAGCGCCGGCGTCTGGAGCAGCAGGTCGCCGCGGGCGAGCGGGCGCGAGCTCAGTTGATCAATTCTAACCTGCGCCTGGTGGTTAGCATCGCGCGTCGCTACCAGGGGCACGGGCTGAGCCTGCTGGATCTGATCCAGGAGGGCAGCCTGGGTTTGATGCGCGCCGTAGATAAGTTCGATCCCAGCCGTGGCCTGAAGTTCTCAACCTACGCCACCTACTGGATCCGCCAGAGCGTTGGGCGGGCTATCGCCGATCACGGGCGCACGGTGCGTCTGCCGGTGCATCTGGGCGAGCGGCTCTCGCGGCTCGCTCGCGTGCGCCAGCAGTTGATCCAGCGTCTCGACCGCGAACCGACGCCGGAAGAGGTCGCCAGCGAGGCTGGCCTCACCCCTGAGCAGGTGACGCGCGCCGAGCAGGCCGCGCTGACCCCGGCGTCGCTTGACGAAGCGCACACCGAGGACGGCACCGGCACGCTGGCTGAGGTGATCTCCGATCCGCTGCAGCCCTCCCCGCTCGATGAGGTGTCGCACACGTTGCTGCGCGACGATCTGAGCGAGGCGATGTCGCACCTGACGCCTCGCGAGCGCCACATCCTCTGCCTGCGCTACGGGCTGCACGGCGAGCCGGCGCTGACCCTTGAGCAGATCGGCCAGCGCCTCAACCTGACCCGCGAGCGCGTGCGGCAACTTGAGAGCGAGGCCCTCAAGAAGTTGCGCGACCCGCTGCTGGGTCGCCGGCTGCATGGTTACTTTGAAGAGGCGTAG
- a CDS encoding tetratricopeptide repeat protein produces the protein MDILAPFPRRWRAVVTLLARAALLLLLLVAALVLALRPDHRDGLRSADRLFAAGRYHEALAILTPLAPALPEAQARLGMLRALRGEHAAAERQLRAAMLRGLGPVDYQRALLYLGRALADAGRSDLAARTWALAEDCRSAEACAYRAPARLLAADEALRRGEYLLAMAGMQAALAEPLPPAWAEAARFRLAALRAGSAPEVARQDLTLAVPLARNDPLISPLLPVTGDGPRRLRAALDASPAGRPQLLGMFYLHLGLYGLAEEQFTRVDPHGPDALGAAAYAAYTRWRAGDASGGLKRLQALVEAHPDDPRARTLLALTYLTNNASDAAHDELDAVARLRPDDPGVALAWASWYAARREYDQASRAYRRAVALAPQADQGRYALLAAKFHLATTFELCETGLSFAETAATRSAGNPEALTVLAAHRYHCGQFASAAEAARAAQQTGGGPAALYYLGAALANLGDAENARTALIRAADLAPASDWRRRAELALGMLPLYASSK, from the coding sequence ATGGACATCCTCGCACCATTCCCCCGGCGCTGGCGGGCAGTGGTGACGCTTCTCGCGCGGGCGGCGCTGCTGCTGCTGCTGCTGGTCGCGGCGCTCGTCCTGGCGCTGCGTCCTGACCATCGCGACGGGTTGCGGTCCGCCGACCGGCTCTTCGCTGCGGGGCGCTACCATGAGGCGCTGGCGATCCTGACTCCGCTGGCGCCGGCGTTGCCCGAGGCGCAGGCGCGCCTGGGGATGCTGCGGGCGCTGCGCGGCGAGCACGCCGCCGCCGAGCGCCAGTTGCGCGCGGCAATGTTGCGCGGCCTGGGGCCGGTGGATTATCAGCGCGCCTTGCTCTACCTGGGGCGGGCGCTCGCCGACGCCGGGCGGAGCGATCTGGCGGCGCGCACCTGGGCGCTGGCGGAGGATTGCCGCTCAGCCGAGGCGTGCGCCTATCGCGCCCCGGCGCGCCTGCTGGCCGCCGACGAAGCCTTGCGGCGAGGCGAGTACCTGCTGGCGATGGCCGGGATGCAGGCAGCCCTGGCGGAGCCGCTGCCGCCGGCCTGGGCCGAAGCCGCCCGCTTTCGCCTGGCTGCGTTGCGCGCGGGCAGCGCTCCCGAAGTTGCGCGCCAGGATCTGACCCTGGCCGTTCCCCTGGCGCGCAACGACCCGCTGATCAGCCCCTTGCTGCCCGTGACGGGTGACGGTCCGCGTCGACTCCGGGCCGCGCTTGACGCGTCGCCAGCCGGGCGGCCCCAGCTCCTGGGCATGTTTTACCTGCACCTGGGTCTGTATGGTCTGGCCGAGGAGCAGTTTACGCGCGTTGATCCGCATGGCCCCGATGCTCTCGGCGCTGCGGCCTACGCCGCCTATACACGATGGCGCGCTGGCGATGCCAGCGGTGGCCTGAAACGGCTGCAAGCCCTGGTCGAGGCGCACCCTGATGACCCGCGAGCGCGCACGCTGCTGGCGCTGACCTATCTGACGAATAACGCCAGCGATGCAGCGCACGATGAACTTGACGCCGTTGCGCGTCTGCGCCCCGATGATCCGGGCGTGGCGCTGGCCTGGGCCAGTTGGTATGCCGCGCGTCGCGAATATGATCAGGCCAGCCGGGCCTACCGGCGCGCGGTGGCCCTGGCCCCGCAGGCTGACCAGGGCCGCTATGCGCTGCTGGCGGCGAAGTTTCACCTCGCCACCACCTTTGAACTGTGTGAAACGGGGTTGTCGTTCGCCGAAACGGCTGCAACCAGGTCAGCCGGCAATCCAGAGGCCCTGACCGTGCTGGCCGCCCATCGCTACCACTGTGGCCAGTTCGCGAGCGCGGCGGAAGCCGCCCGCGCGGCCCAGCAAACCGGCGGCGGCCCCGCCGCGTTGTATTACCTCGGAGCAGCACTGGCGAACCTCGGCGACGCGGAGAACGCGCGCACCGCGCTTATCCGCGCTGCCGATCTGGCGCCTGCCTCTGACTGGCGCCGGAGAGCGGAACTGGCGCTGGGCATGTTGCCGCTCTACGCCTCTTCAAAGTAA
- a CDS encoding AarF/UbiB family protein: MRVSAYFLRVVIHVFVWDIFLGQIGVLRWLVRRSANRRWRRLARDFRKLAIELGGMQIKLGQFLSSRADVVPEVVRRELAGLQDEVPPAPASHVLQVIIEELGAPPSELFLRFEEETVAAASLGQVHFATLHDGRDVAIKVQRPFIEQIIKVDLSAVSWVIRLIKNYPPIRRRADLEALLAEFSRVLMLELDYVEEGRNAATFRKNFAGVYGIYFPEPILELTTRRVLVMERISGIKITDLRTLDALGVSRVELAARLNNCYLKQFFIDGFFHADPHPGNLFVRVDPELPVNYGVFTNGKSPANVPNGNGVLPDGHLFGDAEAHAAAPGRPFTLIFVDFGMVGALPPQTMDIVRSGVLGLAMNDAERIVDALDRLNMILPGADRRQIVQAMQIMLRHSYNRTMREMTSIDVEAIFDETKDILYDLPFQIPQDLLYFGRALSMVAGLATEICPDINLFHELRPFAQMLLERERNGVNWAERAQKELRDLGQLLFSLPRQMEAYYRSANRGELLLRSDLSRLERGIRRVERSSDRLAGGMLATGLFLGGVQLRTRGFEKEASRAWMAAAAAIVWALWPRGER; this comes from the coding sequence TTGCGCGTTTCCGCATACTTCCTTCGGGTCGTCATTCATGTTTTTGTCTGGGACATTTTTCTGGGCCAGATTGGTGTACTGCGCTGGCTGGTACGGCGCAGCGCCAACCGCCGCTGGCGGCGTCTGGCCCGTGATTTTCGCAAGCTGGCCATAGAACTGGGCGGGATGCAGATCAAGCTCGGCCAGTTTCTCTCCTCGCGCGCCGATGTTGTGCCGGAAGTGGTGCGCCGGGAGCTGGCCGGGCTGCAGGACGAGGTGCCGCCGGCGCCGGCCAGTCACGTGCTGCAGGTGATTATCGAAGAACTCGGCGCGCCGCCAAGCGAGTTGTTCCTGCGCTTTGAGGAGGAGACCGTTGCCGCCGCTTCGCTTGGCCAGGTGCACTTCGCTACCCTTCATGACGGGCGCGACGTAGCCATCAAGGTGCAACGCCCCTTCATCGAACAGATCATCAAGGTGGATCTGAGCGCGGTCTCCTGGGTTATCCGGCTCATCAAGAACTACCCCCCGATCCGCCGTCGCGCCGACCTGGAGGCGCTCCTGGCCGAGTTCTCCAGAGTCCTGATGCTCGAACTGGACTATGTGGAAGAAGGGCGTAACGCGGCCACGTTCCGCAAGAACTTCGCCGGGGTCTACGGGATCTATTTTCCCGAGCCGATCCTGGAACTGACCACCAGGCGCGTGCTGGTGATGGAACGCATCAGCGGCATCAAGATCACCGATCTGCGAACGCTGGACGCGCTGGGGGTCAGCCGGGTGGAACTGGCTGCGCGGCTGAACAACTGCTATTTGAAGCAGTTTTTCATTGATGGCTTCTTTCATGCCGATCCCCATCCAGGGAACCTGTTCGTGCGCGTGGATCCCGAACTGCCAGTCAACTACGGCGTCTTTACCAACGGCAAGTCCCCGGCGAACGTCCCCAACGGGAACGGCGTGCTCCCTGACGGGCACCTCTTTGGCGATGCCGAGGCGCATGCCGCGGCGCCAGGGCGGCCCTTCACTCTGATCTTTGTGGATTTTGGCATGGTCGGTGCGCTGCCGCCGCAGACGATGGACATCGTGCGCAGCGGGGTGCTGGGCCTGGCGATGAATGACGCCGAGCGGATCGTTGACGCGCTGGATCGATTGAACATGATCCTCCCCGGCGCTGATCGCCGCCAGATTGTCCAGGCCATGCAGATTATGCTGCGCCACTCCTACAATCGCACCATGCGTGAGATGACCAGTATTGATGTCGAGGCGATCTTCGATGAAACCAAGGATATTCTCTACGATCTGCCCTTCCAGATCCCGCAGGATCTGCTGTACTTCGGGCGGGCCCTGAGCATGGTCGCCGGTCTGGCGACGGAGATCTGCCCGGACATCAACCTGTTCCACGAGTTGCGCCCCTTCGCGCAGATGTTGCTGGAGCGCGAACGGAACGGCGTCAACTGGGCCGAGCGGGCGCAGAAAGAATTGCGCGACCTGGGGCAGTTGCTTTTCTCACTGCCCCGGCAGATGGAGGCCTACTACCGTTCGGCCAATCGCGGAGAGCTTCTCCTGCGCTCGGACCTGTCGCGTCTGGAGCGCGGCATCCGCCGCGTGGAGCGTTCGAGCGACCGGCTCGCCGGGGGGATGCTGGCGACGGGGCTGTTCCTCGGCGGCGTACAGTTGCGCACCCGTGGCTTCGAGAAGGAGGCGAGCCGCGCGTGGATGGCGGCGGCGGCGGCGATTGTCTGGGCGCTCTGGCCCCGCGGGGAAAGGTAA
- the ffh gene encoding signal recognition particle protein: protein MFESLSDRLQAVFQKLGSKGRLDENDVREAMKSVRLALLEADVNYKVVKDFVARVTEQAIGEEVTKSLTPHQQVVKIVHNELINLLGVENAPLQEARPGPTVIMLVGLQGTGKTTLAAKLALHLRKKGRRVLLAACDVYRPAAITQLETLGKQLNVPVYSEGASARPPDIAARAVEQARRDLVNVVIIDTAGRLQIDEPLMQELAEIDARVHPTERLLVVDAMTGQEAVRVAEAFNARVNLTGLVMTKMDGDARGGAALSVRAVTGVPIKFLSTGEKVDAHTLEPFYPDRLASRILGMGDVLSLIEKAEQMYDAEQARAMEKKLRKGKFDFEDFLTSMQQMRKLGPLQELLKLIPGLGQLARQEELVDERQLKRIEAMIFSMTPYERRNPEVIKGSRRARIARGSGTSEREVAALVKQFQQMQRLMKQIASDQGRGGRRGGRGGRGPDGLDINELMRMLK, encoded by the coding sequence ATGTTTGAAAGCCTTTCCGACCGCCTCCAGGCGGTGTTTCAAAAACTCGGCAGCAAGGGCCGCCTTGATGAGAATGACGTCCGCGAGGCGATGAAGTCAGTCCGCCTGGCCCTGCTTGAAGCCGACGTGAACTATAAGGTTGTTAAAGATTTCGTCGCCCGCGTCACCGAACAGGCCATTGGCGAAGAGGTCACGAAAAGCCTGACGCCCCATCAGCAGGTGGTGAAGATCGTTCACAACGAACTGATCAACCTGCTGGGGGTTGAAAATGCGCCGCTGCAGGAAGCCCGGCCTGGCCCGACTGTGATTATGCTTGTCGGGCTTCAGGGCACCGGCAAAACGACCCTGGCCGCCAAACTGGCCCTGCATCTGCGCAAGAAGGGGCGCCGCGTGCTGCTCGCCGCCTGCGACGTGTACCGTCCCGCCGCCATCACTCAGTTGGAGACCCTCGGCAAGCAGTTGAACGTGCCGGTCTACAGCGAGGGCGCGTCCGCGCGTCCGCCGGATATCGCCGCCCGCGCCGTGGAACAGGCCCGGCGCGATCTGGTCAACGTGGTGATTATTGACACCGCGGGCCGCCTGCAGATTGACGAGCCGTTGATGCAGGAACTCGCCGAGATTGACGCGCGAGTGCATCCCACCGAGCGACTGCTGGTCGTTGACGCTATGACCGGCCAGGAAGCGGTGCGGGTCGCCGAGGCCTTTAACGCGCGCGTGAACCTGACCGGCCTGGTGATGACGAAGATGGACGGCGATGCCCGTGGCGGCGCGGCGCTCTCGGTCCGCGCCGTTACCGGCGTACCGATCAAGTTTCTGTCCACCGGCGAAAAGGTAGACGCCCATACGCTGGAGCCGTTCTACCCTGACCGGCTGGCCTCGCGCATCCTCGGCATGGGCGATGTGCTCTCGCTCATCGAGAAGGCCGAGCAGATGTACGACGCCGAACAGGCCCGCGCAATGGAAAAGAAGCTGCGCAAGGGCAAGTTCGACTTCGAGGACTTCCTGACCTCTATGCAGCAAATGCGCAAGCTCGGCCCGCTGCAGGAACTGCTCAAGCTCATCCCCGGCCTGGGCCAGCTAGCCCGCCAGGAAGAACTGGTTGATGAGCGCCAGCTGAAGCGCATCGAAGCCATGATCTTCTCGATGACCCCCTATGAGCGCCGCAACCCCGAGGTGATCAAGGGCAGCCGTCGCGCGCGAATTGCCCGCGGCAGCGGCACCTCTGAGCGCGAAGTGGCCGCGCTGGTCAAGCAGTTCCAGCAGATGCAGCGTTTGATGAAGCAGATCGCCAGCGACCAGGGCCGCGGCGGGCGCCGCGGCGGGCGCGGCGGGCGCGGCCCCGACGGCCTTGATATTAACGAATTGATGCGTATGCTGAAGTGA